From Dehalococcoidales bacterium, the proteins below share one genomic window:
- a CDS encoding MBL fold metallo-hydrolase, protein MKVKWLGHASFLITSDDGIRIITDPYTTCGDLSYAGITETADIVTVSHDHFDHNNVSSIRGNPEVVRESTAEVRGISFKGVSSCHDEKGGRLRGGNTIFCFTVNGVRVCHLGDLGHRLSDKQAAEIGPVDVLLIPVGGNFTIDAGDATLVCNRLKPRVVIPMHYRNQRCAFPVAGVDEFLRDKTDVSRPDASEVEFKAGELPASTWIIVLKPAL, encoded by the coding sequence ATGAAGGTCAAATGGCTGGGACATGCTTCTTTTTTGATTACCTCGGATGATGGAATAAGGATAATCACCGACCCCTACACCACCTGCGGCGACCTGAGTTATGCCGGCATAACGGAGACTGCCGATATCGTCACGGTAAGCCATGACCACTTCGACCATAATAACGTCTCTTCCATCCGGGGGAACCCCGAGGTAGTCAGAGAGAGTACGGCAGAGGTCAGAGGTATAAGCTTCAAGGGGGTTTCTTCTTGCCATGATGAGAAGGGGGGCAGGCTGAGGGGTGGCAATACCATATTCTGCTTTACCGTCAACGGGGTGAGGGTCTGCCACCTCGGCGACCTGGGCCACCGGCTTAGTGACAAGCAGGCTGCCGAGATAGGCCCGGTCGATGTGCTGCTCATTCCGGTGGGCGGTAATTTTACCATCGACGCCGGGGATGCCACCCTGGTCTGTAATCGACTGAAGCCCCGGGTGGTGATACCGATGCACTACAGGAACCAGCGGTGTGCCTTTCCCGTCGCCGGAGTGGATGAGTTCCTCAGGGATAAGACAGATGTCAGCCGCCCGGATGCCAGCGAGGTTGAGTTCAAGGCCGGGGAGTTGCCGGCGAGCACCTGGATTATAGTCCTCAAGCCGGCGCTTTAG